A single Nostoc sp. PCC 7107 DNA region contains:
- a CDS encoding NAD(P)-dependent oxidoreductase has protein sequence MKILIVGYKGFIGKYLFNHLKLLGADVYGISSSEKNGIDGETGILSEQFTISPGTDAVIYLAQSPYYRQIPEKATHLLNVNVISAVKMVEIARKAKVPRFIYTSTGNVYTPSFQPLIETSSLNINNWYSLSKIHAEEALALFRNDMDITITRLFGVYGPGQTDKLIPRLINTILQGNKIFLERNQNDINDLDGLKLSMIYIYDLVEILTELLRKSFNHYLLNISSQEVLTLREIANKIAIFSQKQVNIELADKIRYFDLIADTTLLNQALSPIFTPFNIGIEKTIMQSLHPTNHCER, from the coding sequence ATGAAAATACTAATTGTTGGGTATAAAGGTTTTATTGGTAAATATTTATTTAATCACCTAAAATTACTGGGTGCAGATGTGTATGGAATTAGTTCTTCTGAGAAAAATGGGATTGATGGAGAAACTGGTATTTTATCAGAGCAATTTACTATTAGTCCAGGAACTGATGCTGTTATCTACTTAGCGCAATCGCCATACTATCGTCAAATTCCAGAAAAGGCTACTCATTTATTAAATGTGAATGTAATTAGTGCGGTAAAAATGGTAGAAATAGCACGTAAAGCTAAAGTGCCACGCTTTATTTATACTTCTACTGGTAATGTTTATACACCAAGCTTTCAACCTCTAATCGAAACGTCTTCTCTTAATATAAATAACTGGTATTCTCTGAGCAAAATTCATGCAGAGGAAGCACTAGCGCTCTTTCGTAATGATATGGATATTACTATAACTAGGTTATTTGGTGTTTATGGCCCTGGACAAACTGATAAGCTAATTCCTCGATTAATTAACACTATATTACAAGGCAATAAAATTTTTCTTGAAAGAAATCAAAATGATATCAATGATTTAGATGGGTTAAAACTATCTATGATTTATATCTATGACCTTGTTGAAATTCTAACAGAACTTTTAAGAAAATCTTTTAATCATTATTTACTTAATATATCAAGTCAAGAAGTTCTTACTTTAAGAGAAATTGCTAATAAAATTGCGATTTTCTCTCAAAAACAAGTCAATATTGAACTAGCAGATAAAATTCGCTATTTTGATTTAATTGCTGATACAACATTATTAAACCAAGCATTAAGCCCAATTTTTACTCCTTTTAATATTGGTATTGAGAAAACCATTATGCAATCTCTACATCCAACTAATCATTGTGAGAGGTAA
- a CDS encoding glycosyltransferase, translating to MKVLHLPTSVGGNSWGLAQGEKALGLDSTVLISQQNWLEYPADINLNIQKIKPKAGRFLKLALAFMNIRNKYDVFHFNFGSSLIHFPNSHLNQFELPFYPENAKLFVTYNGCDIRQKYPTMQRTQIAACHNSNCYQGQCNSGHLDNYRRVGLQKMEPHVKHIWALNPDLLYFLPPNKSSFLPYSLSFAGIDLFSPRLNNKKLKIVHAPTNREAKGSTYILAALEKLQQTHAEYIEVCLVENVPHAQAIEIYQQADLIIDQILIGWYGGFAVEAMQMGKPVIARIAQEDLHFLPEQMASDVLETIINADPNNIYEVIRQCVEDRKILLQHSVAALQYVNKWHEPKYVASLTKEKYESS from the coding sequence TTGAAAGTTCTGCATTTACCTACATCAGTTGGGGGCAATTCTTGGGGTTTAGCTCAAGGTGAAAAAGCATTAGGATTAGATAGTACAGTTTTAATCTCGCAACAAAATTGGTTAGAATACCCTGCTGATATTAATCTGAATATTCAAAAAATAAAACCGAAAGCTGGGCGTTTTTTAAAGTTAGCCTTAGCTTTTATGAACATCAGAAATAAATATGATGTTTTTCACTTTAATTTTGGCTCATCATTAATTCATTTCCCTAATAGTCATCTCAATCAGTTTGAACTGCCATTTTACCCAGAGAATGCTAAACTATTTGTTACTTATAACGGTTGTGATATTAGACAAAAATATCCCACTATGCAGAGAACACAAATAGCTGCTTGTCATAATTCCAACTGTTATCAAGGGCAATGTAATTCTGGTCATCTAGACAATTATAGACGTGTAGGCTTACAAAAAATGGAGCCTCATGTTAAACATATTTGGGCATTAAATCCTGATTTACTTTATTTCCTCCCACCAAATAAGTCATCGTTTTTACCTTATTCACTCAGTTTTGCAGGAATTGATTTGTTTTCTCCACGATTAAATAATAAAAAACTCAAAATTGTTCATGCACCAACGAATAGAGAAGCCAAGGGAAGTACTTATATTTTGGCAGCTTTAGAAAAATTACAACAGACTCATGCAGAATATATAGAGGTGTGTCTAGTAGAAAATGTACCTCATGCACAAGCTATAGAAATTTATCAACAAGCAGATTTAATCATCGATCAAATTCTTATCGGTTGGTATGGGGGATTTGCAGTGGAAGCAATGCAGATGGGAAAACCTGTAATCGCTAGAATCGCACAGGAAGATTTACATTTTTTACCTGAACAAATGGCATCTGATGTTTTAGAAACTATTATTAATGCTGATCCAAATAATATTTATGAAGTTATCCGACAATGTGTCGAAGATAGGAAGATATTGCTACAACATTCGGTAGCTGCTTTGCAATATGTGAATAAGTGGCATGAGCCAAAATATGTAGCTAGTTTAACAAAAGAAAAGTATGAATCGAGTTGA
- the asnB gene encoding asparagine synthase (glutamine-hydrolyzing) → MCGIAGILLGSKSQVDASILKSIGHCLSDRGPDDFGFLGWSETRSVSISRNSQTLENSQLYLLHRRLSILDLSEAGWQPMGTANGRYYIVFNGEIYNYLELQTQLQTLGHQFQSHSDTEVLLAAYTEWGVNALSKFVGMFAFAILDTWERTLFLARDFFGIKPLYYTYWQDGIAFASEIKALLQLPGISRSVNPLRVYDYLQSGLTDYGSETLFADIQQLQPSHFLKVSLANPQKPQISRYWQIELNQTLDITFPEATEHLRHLFLESVGLHLRSDVPVGAALSGGIDSSAIVMAMRHLQGNNLQLHTFSYIASEPSLSEAKWVETVAQAAAVIEHQVKPSPEELITDLDKLIELQDEPFGSTSIYAQYRVFQLAKAANIKVMLDGQGADELLGGYRAYLATRFASLLRQGQWGKASEFLQKALKLPGTSQRTILLRAVGLLLPPSLQAPARQLVKKDVFPNWLNYHWFTKHGIEPKVYYSKQAQEILRAELHQAVVENSLPMLLRYEDRNSMAHSIESRVPFLTPAIVNFVFSLPEEFIIANDGTSKAIFREAMRGIVPDIILNRKDKIGFATPEQSWLKVLSPWVENVLNSEMAAQIPALNVQQMQTDFQAVLAGKSAFDFRIWRWVNLIRWAENLAVTFEQ, encoded by the coding sequence ATGTGTGGGATTGCAGGGATACTACTAGGGAGCAAGTCACAGGTTGATGCCAGTATTTTAAAATCTATCGGTCATTGTTTGAGCGATCGCGGCCCTGATGACTTTGGCTTCTTGGGTTGGTCAGAAACTAGATCTGTCTCTATTTCCCGCAATTCGCAAACGCTAGAAAATAGCCAACTTTACTTACTACACCGTCGCTTGTCTATTCTTGACTTGAGTGAAGCTGGCTGGCAACCAATGGGAACAGCCAACGGCAGATATTACATTGTTTTTAACGGGGAGATTTACAACTATCTAGAATTACAAACTCAGTTACAAACTTTAGGGCATCAATTTCAATCTCATTCAGATACAGAAGTTTTACTGGCTGCATATACTGAATGGGGTGTCAATGCCTTGAGTAAGTTTGTAGGAATGTTTGCCTTTGCCATCCTTGATACTTGGGAACGCACTCTATTTTTAGCCCGTGATTTTTTTGGCATTAAACCGCTTTATTATACTTACTGGCAAGATGGAATAGCTTTTGCTTCCGAAATTAAAGCCCTGCTGCAACTCCCTGGTATTAGCCGCAGTGTTAATCCGCTGCGAGTATATGACTATCTACAATCTGGATTAACAGACTATGGAAGTGAAACTCTGTTTGCTGATATTCAGCAACTACAACCGTCCCATTTTCTGAAAGTCTCTTTAGCAAATCCTCAAAAGCCACAAATTTCCCGTTACTGGCAAATAGAGTTAAATCAGACTTTAGATATTACATTCCCCGAAGCTACAGAACACCTACGCCACCTATTTTTAGAAAGTGTTGGGCTACATTTACGTAGTGATGTACCAGTAGGTGCAGCCCTATCAGGAGGGATAGATTCTTCGGCCATTGTTATGGCGATGCGACATTTACAAGGCAACAACTTACAACTGCATACATTTAGTTATATTGCTTCAGAACCTTCTTTGAGCGAAGCAAAATGGGTAGAGACAGTAGCACAGGCAGCTGCTGTCATAGAACATCAAGTCAAACCATCTCCTGAAGAACTAATAACAGACCTCGACAAACTGATTGAACTACAAGATGAGCCTTTTGGTAGCACTAGCATCTATGCTCAATATCGAGTGTTTCAATTGGCAAAAGCAGCCAATATCAAGGTGATGTTAGATGGACAAGGAGCAGATGAACTCTTGGGAGGCTACCGCGCCTATTTGGCGACACGGTTTGCTTCTTTACTACGTCAAGGACAATGGGGAAAAGCCAGCGAATTTTTACAAAAAGCCTTAAAGCTACCGGGAACTAGTCAACGAACTATCTTACTTCGTGCTGTCGGACTTCTCTTACCACCTAGTTTGCAAGCACCAGCCAGACAGTTAGTTAAAAAAGATGTTTTCCCTAATTGGTTAAATTATCATTGGTTTACCAAACATGGTATTGAGCCTAAAGTTTATTACAGCAAACAAGCGCAAGAAATATTGCGGGCAGAACTTCATCAAGCTGTAGTCGAAAATAGCTTGCCGATGTTGTTGCGCTATGAAGACCGCAACTCTATGGCACACTCTATTGAAAGCCGAGTTCCTTTTCTTACACCAGCTATAGTAAATTTTGTTTTTTCTTTACCAGAAGAATTTATTATTGCCAATGATGGTACTTCCAAAGCTATTTTTCGTGAAGCAATGCGGGGTATTGTTCCCGACATAATATTAAATCGTAAAGATAAAATCGGCTTTGCTACACCTGAACAAAGCTGGCTAAAAGTCTTAAGTCCGTGGGTAGAAAATGTGCTAAATAGTGAAATGGCAGCCCAAATTCCCGCTCTGAATGTACAACAGATGCAAACAGATTTTCAAGCAGTTCTCGCAGGGAAATCAGCATTTGATTTTCGCATTTGGCGTTGGGTAAATTTAATCCGCTGGGCGGAAAATTTAGCTGTGACTTTTGAGCAATAA
- a CDS encoding glycosyltransferase family 1 protein: protein MHNRLLINLSFLLNRPTGTTTYALNLLPYLQKLHPILLVAENITGYECHAVPRGQTAEQGAKGHLHRLLWTQFQLPRIYQQLKSQVLFCPLPEAPLSVECSSVVMFHDLIPLRFPKRFSPVTLYQRYYVPQVLRQAKHIVCNSQATADDIVDFYRIPASKITPIPLAHDRTHFRYLNLPTRNYFLYIGRQDPYKNLQRLISAFAALPNNSDYELWLAGPTDARYTPVLQVQVEELGITHQVKFLNYIDYQELPITINQAIALVFPSLWEGFGFPVLEAMACGTPVITSNLSSLPEVAGDAAILVNPYNTAEITEAMQLIATDAQLRSHLSTQGMARANLFSWEKTGKATVEVLSRYL, encoded by the coding sequence GTGCATAATCGTTTACTTATTAATCTGTCATTTCTGTTAAATCGCCCCACCGGAACTACAACATACGCCCTCAATTTACTGCCTTACTTACAAAAACTGCACCCAATACTGTTAGTTGCAGAAAATATTACTGGTTATGAATGCCATGCAGTTCCCCGTGGACAAACCGCAGAACAAGGTGCAAAAGGCCATCTCCACCGCCTATTATGGACACAATTTCAATTGCCAAGAATTTATCAGCAGTTGAAATCCCAAGTTCTGTTTTGTCCTTTACCGGAAGCGCCTTTATCTGTCGAATGCAGTTCTGTTGTGATGTTTCATGACTTGATACCCTTGCGCTTTCCTAAACGCTTTTCACCGGTAACGCTCTATCAGCGCTACTACGTTCCTCAAGTGCTTAGGCAAGCAAAACACATTGTTTGTAATTCTCAGGCTACGGCTGACGATATTGTTGATTTTTACAGAATTCCAGCTAGTAAAATTACCCCTATTCCCCTAGCGCACGATCGCACTCATTTTCGCTATCTCAATTTACCAACCCGCAACTACTTTCTCTACATCGGTAGACAAGACCCTTATAAAAATTTACAACGCCTCATCAGTGCCTTTGCTGCACTCCCCAACAATAGTGATTATGAACTATGGTTAGCTGGCCCCACCGATGCACGTTACACGCCAGTTTTACAGGTGCAAGTTGAAGAATTGGGGATAACTCATCAAGTAAAGTTTCTCAACTATATTGATTATCAAGAATTACCAATAACTATTAATCAAGCGATCGCACTTGTGTTTCCCAGTCTTTGGGAAGGCTTTGGTTTCCCTGTTTTAGAAGCAATGGCCTGTGGTACACCAGTCATCACCTCTAACCTTTCTTCTCTACCGGAAGTCGCAGGAGATGCAGCAATTCTCGTTAATCCCTACAACACGGCAGAAATTACCGAGGCGATGCAGTTGATTGCTACAGATGCTCAATTGCGATCGCATCTGTCTACTCAAGGTATGGCCAGAGCTAATTTATTTAGTTGGGAAAAAACTGGTAAAGCAACAGTTGAAGTTTTATCACGCTATCTCTAA
- a CDS encoding helix-turn-helix domain-containing protein: MGMIRLKIREFAAEKGWTLKEVSDRSGVVYSTLRTYARSPGLATVDFTAIQKLARTFDVMIEELVEIVQE; this comes from the coding sequence ATGGGAATGATTCGGCTGAAGATTAGAGAGTTTGCTGCGGAGAAAGGCTGGACATTGAAAGAAGTATCTGACCGTTCTGGTGTAGTTTACAGCACTCTCAGGACTTACGCGCGATCGCCTGGATTAGCAACTGTAGATTTTACCGCGATTCAGAAGTTAGCCAGGACTTTTGATGTGATGATTGAGGAATTGGTAGAAATTGTCCAAGAATAA
- a CDS encoding S1 RNA-binding domain-containing protein, translating into MNSESNLSQKANSSFTMDDFAQALEKHDYQFQKGQVVHGKVFQLDPDGAYVDIGGKASAYIPRDEASLRAVTDLSEVLPLQEELEFLIIREQDAEGQVTLSRRQLEIQHIWEKLVQMQENSQTIQVRVTGVNKGGVTVDFQSLRGFIPRSHLAERDNLEALKGHTLTAGFLEVDRNSKKLVLSQRLATRSSNFSLLEIGQLVEGKITGIKPFGVFVDLNGMSALLHIKQVSQKFIESLEKVFQVGQTIKAVIIDLDEGKGRVAISTRILENFPGEVLENMDEVMASAEARAHRAANKSAE; encoded by the coding sequence ATGAATTCCGAATCGAATCTATCTCAAAAAGCCAATTCGTCTTTTACAATGGACGATTTTGCCCAAGCACTCGAAAAACACGACTACCAGTTTCAAAAAGGCCAGGTGGTTCACGGTAAAGTGTTCCAACTTGACCCCGATGGCGCGTACGTCGATATTGGTGGCAAGGCATCTGCGTATATTCCCCGCGATGAGGCTTCTTTGAGAGCAGTAACCGATTTATCGGAGGTGCTGCCGTTGCAAGAAGAATTAGAGTTTTTGATTATCCGAGAACAGGATGCAGAAGGTCAAGTAACTCTTTCTCGACGGCAGTTAGAAATTCAGCATATCTGGGAAAAATTGGTACAAATGCAGGAGAATTCCCAGACAATCCAAGTCCGGGTAACAGGTGTGAATAAAGGTGGTGTCACTGTAGATTTTCAATCTTTGCGGGGGTTTATTCCGCGATCGCATTTAGCTGAACGTGATAACTTAGAAGCACTTAAAGGTCACACTTTAACCGCTGGTTTTTTGGAAGTAGACCGCAACAGCAAAAAACTCGTACTTTCTCAACGTTTAGCAACTCGTTCTAGTAACTTCAGTTTGTTAGAAATTGGTCAGCTAGTTGAAGGTAAAATAACTGGCATTAAACCATTTGGGGTATTTGTCGATTTAAATGGGATGAGTGCCTTGCTGCATATTAAGCAAGTCAGCCAAAAATTTATCGAATCTCTCGAAAAAGTCTTCCAAGTCGGCCAAACCATTAAAGCTGTAATTATTGACTTGGATGAAGGTAAAGGTAGAGTCGCAATTTCTACCAGAATTTTAGAAAACTTCCCTGGCGAAGTGCTAGAAAATATGGATGAAGTGATGGCTTCTGCTGAAGCACGCGCTCATCGTGCAGCTAATAAGTCAGCTGAATAG
- a CDS encoding dienelactone hydrolase family protein produces the protein MTELAIGTSWVKLLQNNLQISAYLAQPEEPGTYPGIVVLQEIFGVNSHIRDVTERIAKLGYVAIAPALFDRFSPGFATGYTPADIEVGRKYAWEQTTAPELLNDIQSAIDYLKALPQVKPNAIGCIGFCFGGHVAYLAATLPDIKVTASFYGARITSNTPGGGAATLTLTPQIPGTIYAFFGMEDASIPAAQTEEIAAELEKYKIPHRVFRYDGADHGFFCDRRASYNPKAAADAWIQVKQLFSQLN, from the coding sequence ATGACAGAACTAGCAATAGGCACCTCATGGGTTAAGCTTTTACAAAATAATCTGCAAATATCGGCTTATTTAGCACAACCAGAAGAACCCGGTACTTATCCAGGAATTGTAGTCTTACAGGAAATTTTTGGTGTTAATAGCCATATTCGAGATGTAACAGAGCGAATTGCCAAGCTAGGGTATGTAGCGATCGCACCGGCACTATTTGATCGCTTTTCTCCTGGTTTTGCAACTGGTTACACTCCAGCAGATATTGAGGTTGGCAGAAAATACGCTTGGGAGCAAACTACAGCACCAGAATTACTCAACGATATTCAATCAGCCATTGATTATCTCAAAGCTCTACCCCAAGTCAAACCCAATGCCATTGGTTGTATTGGCTTCTGTTTTGGCGGTCATGTCGCTTATCTTGCTGCCACTTTACCAGATATCAAAGTTACCGCATCTTTCTACGGTGCTAGAATTACGAGCAACACACCCGGCGGAGGTGCTGCTACTTTAACGCTTACTCCCCAAATTCCCGGCACAATTTACGCCTTTTTTGGGATGGAAGATGCAAGTATTCCCGCAGCACAAACAGAGGAAATTGCAGCAGAGTTAGAAAAATACAAAATTCCTCATCGTGTCTTCCGCTACGATGGAGCTGACCACGGATTTTTTTGCGATCGTCGTGCCAGCTATAATCCAAAGGCTGCTGCGGATGCTTGGATTCAGGTAAAACAATTGTTTAGTCAATTGAACTGA
- the def gene encoding peptide deformylase: protein MPSEIAVEKKKLKNPPLKLHYLGDRALRQPAKRITKIDDELRQLVREMLQTMYSSDGIGLAAPQVGIHKQLIVIDCEPDNPDNPPLVLINPTIKQVSQEICVAQEGCLSIPNVYLDVKRPEVVEVAYKDEYGRPQTLKGTDLLGRCIQHEMDHLNGVVFVDRVENSLTLAQELSKNGFSYQAVKPLA, encoded by the coding sequence ATGCCCTCTGAAATTGCTGTTGAGAAAAAAAAGTTAAAAAATCCGCCTTTGAAGCTGCACTATTTGGGCGATCGCGCATTGCGTCAACCAGCCAAACGCATTACAAAAATTGATGATGAACTGCGGCAACTGGTACGCGAAATGTTGCAAACTATGTACAGCAGTGATGGCATTGGTTTGGCTGCGCCCCAGGTAGGAATTCATAAACAACTTATTGTCATTGATTGCGAACCAGATAACCCAGACAATCCACCACTAGTATTAATTAATCCCACAATTAAACAGGTAAGCCAAGAAATCTGTGTTGCTCAAGAAGGATGTTTGAGCATTCCTAATGTTTATCTGGATGTGAAGCGTCCTGAAGTTGTAGAAGTTGCTTACAAAGATGAATATGGTCGTCCCCAGACATTAAAAGGGACAGATTTACTCGGACGCTGCATTCAACACGAGATGGATCATCTGAACGGTGTAGTATTTGTTGACCGTGTAGAGAATTCCTTGACTTTGGCACAGGAGTTATCTAAAAATGGCTTCTCGTATCAAGCGGTGAAACCATTAGCATAG
- a CDS encoding AAA family ATPase, translating into MNFREEFKLLLRARYPLIYIPTYEEERVEAAIREEATNQGNRPVYTWDFVDGYQGNPNDAGFGRRNPLQALEFLEKLPASAPAVVILRDYHRFLDDVAIARKLRNFARLLKSQPKNIVLLSPRIAIPDDLTEILTVVEFPLPAAPEIKTEIERLLQATGNLLSGKVLDDLVRSCQGLSMERIRRVLSRAIATHGELQPEDVDLILEEKRQTIRQTQILDFYPATEQISDIGGLDNLKDWLLRRGGSFTDRARQYGLPHPRGLLLVGIQGTGKSLTAKAIAHHWHLPLLRLDVGRLFGGLVGESESRTRQMIQVAEALAPCVLWIDEIDKAFSGLGSKGDAGTTSRVFGTFITWLAEKTSPVFVVATANDIQALPPEMLRKGRFDEIFFVGLPTQEERKAIFNVHLSRLRPHNLKSYDIDRLAYETPDFSGAEIEQTLIEAMHIGFSQNRDFNTDDILEAASQIIPLARTAVEQIQKLQEWAAAGRARLASKHSPLSDRIHRQLQ; encoded by the coding sequence ATGAACTTCCGTGAAGAGTTTAAATTGCTGCTCCGCGCCCGTTACCCTTTGATTTACATTCCCACCTACGAAGAGGAACGGGTAGAAGCAGCCATCCGCGAAGAAGCCACCAATCAAGGTAATCGCCCAGTTTATACTTGGGATTTTGTTGATGGCTATCAAGGAAACCCCAACGATGCGGGATTTGGGCGACGCAATCCCCTACAAGCGTTGGAATTTCTGGAAAAATTACCCGCTTCAGCCCCAGCCGTAGTAATTTTACGAGATTACCATCGTTTTTTAGATGATGTGGCGATCGCCCGTAAACTCCGCAACTTCGCCCGACTTTTGAAGTCACAACCGAAAAATATTGTTTTGTTGTCGCCGCGCATCGCCATTCCCGACGATTTAACCGAAATTTTAACGGTTGTGGAGTTTCCTTTACCTGCTGCGCCGGAAATTAAAACAGAGATAGAACGGTTGCTTCAAGCTACTGGTAACTTGCTTTCTGGAAAGGTTTTAGATGATTTGGTGCGTTCTTGTCAAGGACTTTCGATGGAACGAATTCGCCGAGTTTTGTCCAGAGCGATCGCTACTCACGGCGAATTACAACCAGAAGATGTTGATTTAATCCTCGAAGAAAAGCGTCAAACTATTCGCCAAACCCAAATCCTCGATTTTTACCCCGCCACGGAGCAAATTTCTGATATCGGTGGATTGGATAATCTCAAAGATTGGTTATTAAGGCGTGGTGGTTCATTTACTGACAGGGCGCGTCAGTATGGCTTACCTCATCCTCGCGGCTTATTGTTGGTAGGGATTCAAGGAACTGGAAAATCTTTAACCGCCAAAGCGATCGCTCATCATTGGCATTTACCTTTGTTACGTTTAGATGTTGGGCGGTTATTTGGCGGCTTGGTAGGCGAATCAGAATCACGCACACGCCAAATGATTCAAGTAGCCGAAGCCCTCGCCCCCTGCGTATTGTGGATTGATGAAATAGACAAAGCCTTTTCGGGGCTGGGTAGCAAAGGTGACGCAGGAACAACTAGCCGGGTGTTTGGGACTTTTATTACTTGGTTAGCAGAGAAAACCTCACCTGTATTTGTGGTGGCTACAGCTAACGATATTCAAGCCTTACCGCCAGAAATGTTGCGTAAAGGGCGATTTGATGAAATTTTCTTTGTTGGTTTACCGACTCAAGAAGAAAGAAAAGCCATTTTTAACGTTCATTTATCCCGATTGCGCCCCCATAATTTGAAAAGCTATGACATTGACAGGTTAGCTTATGAAACACCCGATTTTTCTGGGGCGGAAATAGAGCAAACTCTGATTGAAGCTATGCACATTGGATTTAGCCAAAACCGTGATTTTAATACCGATGATATTTTAGAAGCCGCCAGCCAAATCATCCCCTTGGCGCGAACTGCTGTAGAACAAATTCAAAAACTGCAAGAATGGGCTGCGGCCGGGAGAGCGCGTCTAGCCTCAAAACACAGTCCATTAAGCGACCGCATTCACCGACAATTGCAGTAA
- a CDS encoding SH3 domain-containing protein, with protein sequence MTIKLTMLSGLLKLILGFVLAIAVLLGTGLTVALYFVNQTAIPPNKPIFANDNPSLKNQATKEAKDESTLTPESESTPTPTPTPTPTPTKQLPPGAYQGRVTWSEGLSLRAEPNQEAEKLGGVTFNQKITVLEENPDKTWVKIRPEGGEQEGWVKIGNIERVN encoded by the coding sequence TTGACTATTAAACTAACTATGCTTTCTGGTTTACTAAAGTTAATCCTAGGTTTCGTCTTAGCGATCGCTGTTTTATTAGGTACAGGTCTGACAGTGGCGCTTTATTTTGTTAACCAAACTGCGATACCGCCGAATAAACCTATTTTTGCCAACGACAATCCCTCTTTAAAAAACCAAGCAACTAAAGAAGCCAAAGACGAATCTACGCTGACACCTGAATCTGAGTCAACGCCAACACCCACACCAACGCCAACACCCACACCCACTAAACAGTTACCACCTGGAGCTTATCAAGGACGTGTTACTTGGTCTGAAGGATTAAGTTTACGTGCAGAACCAAATCAGGAGGCGGAAAAATTAGGGGGAGTGACTTTCAATCAAAAAATCACAGTTTTAGAAGAAAACCCAGATAAAACTTGGGTAAAGATTCGTCCAGAAGGTGGCGAACAAGAAGGTTGGGTAAAAATTGGCAATATTGAACGTGTCAACTGA